CATCGCCGGCGCGACCGTCGCGCCCGGCGAGGTGCGCGGCGAGACCGCCGAACTCCGGCTCGGCACCGACCTCCGCCACCGCGGTTCGACGGTCGAGAACGTCACCGTCCGCCACCGCGCGATCGGCGCCGAGTCCGGCCTCCTCGTCGACGAGACGACCGTCGACGCCGGCGACGTCGACTTCGACGGCGAGCGCACCGTCAACGGCACCGTGACGGTCGACCGCGAGGGCGGCTACCGCATCGAGACGGTCGTCTTCGTCGACGGCCAGCACCGCGAGCGACAGACGACCCGGGTCGCCGGCGTCGCGGCGCTGACGCCCGACTACGCGGACACGCGGGTCGGGTTCACCGACGGCGACGTCTGGCCGACCGTCGCGGTGAGCGTCGTCGAGGCCGACAACGAGACCGCGACGCTGTCGGCCTCCGTGTCGGTGACGAACCGCGGCGACGAGCCGAGCGAGGACGTCGACCTCCGCCTGTACCTCCGGCAGGCGGAGTCGAACGTGATCGCGGCGGACGCGACGGAGACGGTCGGCACCGTCCGCCCCGGCCGCACCGACACCGTGACCGCCACCGTCGAGGTCCCCGACGGCTACAACTACTACGTCGACGCCGCCCTGTTCGACGACGACGTGCTCGTCGACGAGACGCAGGGCGTCGCGAACCTGAACCCCCGGGAGACGATCAGCGCGAACGAGACGGTCCGCGACGTGGCGTTCTCCGTCGAGGACTTCCAGCGCGGCGAGGACGGCGCCGCGGGGGGCGACGCCGGAGACGGCGCCAGCGCGCCGGACCGAGACGCCAGCGACGACGCGACGCCCGGCTTCGGTCCCCTCGTCGCGCTCGTCGCGCTCGTCGTCGCGGCGCTGACCGCGCGGAGGCGACGATGACCGACGAACCGCCCGCGGACGGTCCCGACAGCGACCCGGCCGACGACCGCATGCCCGCCGAACCTGCGACCGACCGCGATCCGACCCGCGACCCACCACAGCCCATGACCGACGACACCGACCGCACGACGACCGATTCCGATCGCACCGAGACGAGTGATGACTGGGAACCAGCCGACTCCTCGGGGTTCGACCGCCCCTCGACCGACGACCTCCGCGGGCTGCTCGACCGCGTGGGATTGGCCGCGCTGTCGCTGCTCGCGGTCGTCGCCGGCTGGGGCTTTTACACCCAGTCCGGGAGCGCGATCCGCACGTGGTTCGACCCGGCCTACCAGTCGGTCGCGCTCGCCGTCTTCAACCTCGCGGTCCTGCTCGTCGCGCTCGCCGGCGTGACCCACCAGCTCCGCCGGATCCGCGCGACGGAGTCGGGCGGTTCCGAGTAGCCACGGGGGCGAGGAGACCGAACGGCGGTCGCCTCGCTACTCGTCCGGGATCTGGTCGGTGTCGGCCGGGATCTGTTCGACCTGTCCCGCGAGCGTCGCGGCGTCGCCGGCGACGGTGGAGGGCTCGACGCCCGCCTCGCCCGCGACCAACCTGACGTGCGCGGCGAGCAGCGCGAGCGCGCGGAGGCCGGCGCCGTCGGGGTCCTCGTCGGTGCGCTGGGCGAACGTGGTGTCGACCTCGCCGTCGCGGACGACGCCGACGTGGACCGCGTCGACGTCGTCGCCGTCGAGGAGGTCGCGGGCGCGGGCGAGTTCCGCCTCGAAGTCGTCGCTCGCGGACGCGTCGGCGTCTGCGGGGGTGTCGTCGCTCATACTGTCACTCGGGCGAGCGGCGGGAAAAGCGCGGCGGCGGTTCGGGGCGGGGAGGTGAAAACGGGGACGCGACGGTGCGGACTACTCGTCGGGCCGGGGGCGGGCGATGAACAGCGCTTCCTCGATGGTGAACGGGTCGTACACCGACTGGTGGCAGACGCAGTACGTCCCGTCGGCCGCGTCGTAGCGGGCGGACTCGTCTAACACCTTGTAACCGGGAATACAGCAGAAGTGGGTACAGACGTTGAGGTACGCCATGAACCCCTGGTCGGTCGACGCCTGGAGCCACTCGTCGTTCTGGGCCGCCTCCTCGATCTCCGGGGAGCGGATGACGACCGCGTTCAGGTTGGTGTCGGCGTCCTCGGACCGCCACGTGACCGCCGCCGGCTTGCCGACGCCGTCGCTGCCGATCCCGTTACCCCACTCGGTGTAGTCGTCGAAGTCGTCGACGTGGATCCGGTCGCCGCCCGAGTACGTGTCCGCCTGCCAGTCGTACGGCGGGCCGCTCGCGGCGCGGAACAGGTTGTCCGACTCGAAGTTCGGCTGGACGTTCTCCTGCGACTCGACGCCGCAGTACTGGTACCACGCGCCGGAGTAGGTCACCCCGCCGAGGTCCTCCTGCGCGACCTCGATCTCCCGTCCCTCCTGGGTGACGGTCGTCGTCTCGGGCCAGATACCCTCGATGTACCCCTCGTCGGTGACCCGGACCGGGATCTGCGGGAGTCCGCGGGGCGCCGGACCGCCCGTGTGTGCGATGGTCTTCGCGATCGTCGACCCGCCGCCGACGCCGCCGGCGGTCGTCAGGGTGTTCACGGTGGCCGACCCCATCGCGCCGACCCCCGCGAGGGCCGCGCCGCCGACGACGCCCTTCACGAAGCGTCGCCGCCCGGACTCAGACGGATACTTATCAGACGCACTCATACGCGGTTCTGAGGCTGGACCGGTAAAAAGGCTGACGAACCCTCCACCGCGGGCGGGTCGCGGCCCAAATCGGCCCGGAGCGAGGGGTTCGAGCGGCCCCGCCGCCCCGTGGGGAGTCGCACAGCAACGATCGTGATAGAGTTTACTCGGAGCCGAGGCAAGCCTTCGTTCGGACCGCGGTATTTAACCGACCCCGAACGCAGTATCCGTGGTATGGAGCTGCACAATCGGGACGTGCGGACGGACGTCCGGGAGCTCGGGGCGCTGGTGGGGGACGTGCTCGCCGCGCAGGCCTCGACTGAGGCGTACGAGACGGTCGAGACGCTTCGAAACGCGGCGATCGCCTACCGGCGGGGGGACGCCTCGGACCGCGACGCCCTCCACGACGCGGTCGACGACCTCTCGACGACCCGCGAGGAGGTCGTCGCCCGCGCGTTCACGACCTACTTCGAACTGATCAACCTCGCGGAGGAGCGCGAGCGCGTCCGCGCGGTCCGGAACGCCGACGACGGGAGCGCACTCCACGACTCCTTCGACGCGACGATAGCCGAGTTCGCGGAGGCGGGCGTCGACGCCGAGGAGCTAGAGGAGCTGCTCACGGACGTGCTCATCGAGCCGACGTTCACCGCCCACCCCACGGAGGCCCGGCGGTCGACCGTGAAGTCCAAGCTCCGCTCCATCGCGAACCACCTCGAAGAGCTCGACGAGCACAACCTCACCGAGCGGGAGCGGCGCGCCGTCTGGCGCGACGTCACCGCCGAGGTGACCAGCCTGTGGGGCACCCGGCAGGTCCGCGAGCGTGCGCCCGAGCCGGAAGACGAGGCGCGCAACGTCCAGTGGTACCTCGAGAACACGCTGTTCGACGTGGTCGGAGACGCCTACGAGGAGTTCGAGGAGACCATCTCGAAGGAGTACGACGACGTCGACTGCCCGAAGCTCTTCGAGTTCCGCTCGTGGGCCGGCTCGGACCGCGACGGCAACCCGTTCGTCACCCCCGAGGTGACCGACGAGACGCTTGAACGCCAGCGCGAGGTCGCCGTCGAGAAGTACCGCGACCGGTGCAAGCGGCTCTCGGCCGTGCTAAGCCAGGACGGCGACCGGTACGCCGCCGGCGACGCGTTAGCGCGGTCGCTCGCGGCCGACGCCGAGCGGTTCCCGACCGTCGTCGAGGAGGCCCGCGAGCGCTACCCCGACGAGCCGTACCGTCAGAAGCTCCGGCTGATGCGCGAGCGGCTCGACCGCGTCAACGACGTGCGCCCGGGGGAGTACCCCGACGGCGACGCCTTCCTCGACGACCTCGACGTCATCGCGGAGTCGCTCCGCGAGGACGGTCACGAGTCGGTCCTCGAGTCGTTCGTCGAGCCGTTCCGCCGACAGGTGGACACGTTCGGGCTCACGCTGGCGTCGCTCGACCTGCGCGACCACCGCGAGAACCACACCGAGGCCGTCGCCGAGGCGGTCGCGGTCGAGGGCGTCGACTACGCCGGGATGGACGAGTCCGAGCGCGTCGACTTCCTCACGGAGGCCATCCTCCAAGACGACCCGGTGATCGACCTCGACGAGCCCGGCGACGTCTCGGAGACGACCGAGCGCGTCCTCCGGCGGTTCGAGTCGTTCGCGGAGTGGCAAGAGGAGTACGGCCAGCAGGCGATAGACACCTACTGTATCTCGATGACCGAGGAGCCGAGCCACGTCCTGGAGGTGCTCTTCCTGTCGGATCAGGTCGGCGTCGTCTCCCTCCCCGACCACTGCGCGGTCGACGTGGTTCCGCTCTTGGAGACCGAGTCGGCGCTCAACGGCGCCGAACGCATCCTCGGCACGCTCTTCGAGAACGAGGCGTACGCGACCGCGCTGGAGGCCCGCGGCGAGGTCCAAGAGGTCATGCTCGGCTACTCCGACTCAAACAAGGAGAACGGGTTCCTCGCGGCCAACTGGGACCTCTACGAGAACCAGCGCCGGATCGCCCGCTTCTGCCGCGAGGAGGAGGTCACCCTCCGGCTGTTCCACGGCCGCGGCGGCTCCATCTCGCGGGGCGGCGGCCCGATGAACGAGGCGCTGCTCGCGCTGCCGAACGAGACCGTCACCGGGCAGGTGAAGTTCACCGAGCAGGGCGAGGCGATAGCGGAGAAGTACGCCAACCCGCGGATCGCGGAGCGCGAGTTGGAGCAGATGCTCGACGCCCAGATCCGCGCCCGGAAGGAGGCGAACGAGGAGCCGGTCGAGGACGTGCCCGACCGGTGGGTCGAGGCGATGGAGGTCATGGCGCCCGCCGCCCGGGAGACGTACCGCGACCTGCTGAACACCGACGGGTTCGTCTCCTACTTCGAGCAGGCGACGCCGATCAGCGTCGTCGAGAACCTCAACCTCGGCTCGCGACCCGCCTCTCGCTCCGGCGAACGCAGCGTCGAGGACCTGCGGGCGATCCCGTGGGTGTTCTCGTGGACCCAGACCCGGCTGATCCTCCCCGGCTGGTACGCGATCGCCTCCGGCATCGACGCCTACCTTGACGAGGTCGGCGAGGAGGAGGGGTTAGAGACGCTCCGCGAGATGTTCGAAGAGTGGCCGTTCTTCCGGACCACGCTCGACAACGCCTCGCTGGCGCTCGCGCGTACCGAGCCGGAGATAGCCGCCGAGTACGCCGACCTGGCCGACGACGACCTCCGCGAGCGCTTCTTCCCCGAACTGGTCGGTGAGTACGAGCGCGGGCGCGAACTCGTCTTGGAGATCAGCGGCCGCGACCAGCTGCTCCGCCGCGAGTGGCTCGAAGAGAGCCTCGGTCGCCGGAACCCCTACGTCGACCCACTGAACCTGCTTCAGGCGAACCTGCTCGGCCGGACCCACCGCACCGACGAGGAGGAGCGCACCCTGCGGCTCACCGTCAACGGCATCGCCGCCGGGATGAAAAACACCGGCTAACGCGACGACGCCCTCGCCAGCGAGTCGCCGGCGGCGGCCACCCCGCCGGCGCGACCGACTCCGCGGACCCGATTTCTCTTCGCCCGTCCGACCGCGCGAGCCGACGGCACGGCGATCGCACGGGAGTCAAGGACACCCCGACGCCGATCGGATTTGATATAGCAAAATACGATATAAAGCGAAGGTTTGGCGGAGACTACTGAGCGACGGGTACGAGCGACGAAACGCCGCGCGTCAGGCGTCTCGGCGGTGCTGAGCGTGAGCGCAGCTAACGGACGTCGACGAAAGCGGACAGAAGAGCCGAGTTACGCGTAGCGTTCGAGTTCCGGGCGGTCGAGGTCCTCGAAGACCTCGGTCGCGACCTCCGAGAGGAACGCCTCGCCCTCGTCGGAGACGCGGCGGCCCTCGCCGCTTGCGGTGGTGACGAGTCCGTCCTCTTCGAGCGCCTGAAGCGCCGTGCGGATGAGCTTGCGGGAGCCGCCCTCGTGCTCGCCGGGGCGGACGGAGTAGCGGTTCGAGCCGCGCTTCTTCGAGCCGTACTCGGTGGCGAGCCGCTCGATGCCGACCGGCTCGTTCTGCGCGACCTTCCGCAGGAGGCTCGCGGAGCGGACGTACCAGAAGTCGTCCTGCTCCGGGGGTAGCTCCTTGCCGGCGCCGCTCTTGGTGAACTCGACCCAGTCGGGCTCGTCGATCCGGTCTTCGAGTCGCGCCGCGACGGCCTCGATAAGGTCGTCGGCCGGCACGTCGTAGATGGTTACCATTGGGTGTCGATTCACGCCAGCGTCGTTTAAAACCATCGTATCGCGTACGGCCCGTGTGAGCCGTTTTCACGGGGTTGCGGGCCGCTGCGGGCGACTCGCGGATCGGAGAAAGCGAGCGGCGGCGGGCGCGGCTTACTCGACGTACTCGTACTTCCGCTCGTTCATCCGGCCCCAGCCGGTGAAGACGAACTCACCGTCGGGCTGGGTGAACTCCTCGATTTCGCGTTCGACGTCCATGTCGTACTCGTGGACGTCGTGGACGTCCTCGTACTCGTCCCACGTGAGGTCGTAGCGGGCGTCGAGCTGGTCGTCGATGTCGAGGCCCGCTATCTCCGCGCGCCACCCCTCGCGGATCGTCTCGGCGTGGATCTCGGCCTGCGCGCCGGAGCCGTAGGAAGCGACGAGCAGGGTGTCCCCGACGAACTCGCGGTCGCGGGTCAGGGCGTCACGCAGGGCGCTCACGCGGGCGATGTGGACGGAGCTTGTGTACCAGTTTCCGACCTCGCGCGACAGTTCGAGCGTCGGCTCAACGGCGGTGTCGTACCACGTCCGGTACTGCTCGGTCGTCTTCAGCTCGTCCATGTACCCGCGGATCGCCTCCTCGTAGGCCTCGCGGTCGTCGTACTCGCCCTCCCGCGGCTGGCGGCCGATCTCGTCGGCCAGCGCGTCCTCGTGGTCGGTGTCGCGGATGACGTGCCGATACGCCAACAGCGCCGCCTTCCGGACCATCCCGGGGAACGGGGTGTGGAAGGGGGCGTAGGTGAAGTCCTCCAGTTCGATGTCGTCCGTGACGGACTCGTAGTCCTCCAAGGCCTCGCGCATCCGGGAGAGATACACCTGGACCGAGCGCTTCCCGTCGACGCTGGGGAACTGCTGGTTCGGCTTGAGGAAGTCCGTCTCGTCTTTCGACCCGTACCCCTGTTCGGTCGACAGTTCGACGACGGCGGGGTCCTCGTCGATCAGCATCGCGACGGCGCCGGCGCCCTGCGTCGCCTCGCCGGGGTCGCCCCGGGCGTACAGCGCCGTGTCCGTGGTGATGACGATGGCGGGGCGGTCGCGGTTCCGCCCGGCGCGGATCCAGTTGTACGCGTCGTCGATCGCCTGCGTGCCGGCGAGGCAGGCGAACTTGCGCTCGCCCTTGTTGGCGTGGGTGAAGTCGCCGTCGTACACCTGTTCGAGACAGCCCGCGATGTACGTCGACACCGGCTTCGAGTGGTCGAACGCCGACTCCGTGGCGACGTCGATCCGGCCGACGTCCTCGGGAACGAGTCCCTTCCGGTCCATCAGCCCCTTCGCGGCGTTCGCGCCCATCGTGACGATGTCCTCGTACACGTCGGGGAACGAGGAGTTGGTGAGCCCGAGCCCCTTCGTGTACTTCTCGGGGTCGTCGCCCTTCTCCGGCGCGAACGTGCCCGGCAGGTCGAGCTTGAGCTTTCCGGTCCAGATCTCGACAGCGTCGATCCCGACTGCGGTCATACACGGTCGTTCACGGGACTGGCATATGTCTTTGTCGATGGTTTTTACGTCGATTGTCGATATCAGAAGCCTCGGCGGTCAGGGCCGTCTGAGGTAGAGGTTCTCCTCGGTCCCGTCGCTCAACACGAAGGTGACGATCACGTCGGCGTCCCCGGGGTCGTTCGTGAACTCGAGCGTGGTGCCGTCGTCGAGGCGCTGCTCGAAGTTCCTGATGTCCACGGTGACCGTGTCGCCGGCCGCGATCTCCGCGTTCTGTCCCTGACCGCCCGGGCCAGTGGCTTCGAGCGAGTACCGCGTCCCGTCGGCGTTGAACACCTGTTGTCCTTGTGTTCGTGCCAGCCCGTCGGTGGTACTCCCGGTGATCTCGAGTTCGTCATCGCTAGAGCTGCTCTCGATGAAGTTGCCTGACTGTATTCTGGTCGTGTCTACGGCGAACTCTTCGATTGTCACCGTCTCTTCCCCGTCGTTCCGCATCTGGAAGTTCAACACACTGTTCGACGTGTCGACGGCTACCGGCTCGAGGGCCTGCGTCGATTCGGGCGGACCGATGTTGACCGACAGTACGTCGGCGTCGTCGCCGGCAGTCGCGTACCCGAGGTAAGAATCGTTTTCGACGGCATCGGTCGCGTCGAGGCTCACCTCGGCCGCTCCGTCTCGGGTCCGATCCGTGGTTGGACGGAACCGAACGCGGCCCGATCCGGCCGTTCGCGCGTTCGAATAGTTGATCGTCGCGTTCGATATCGGATCTCCCGTGGCCCGGTCGGTGACCGTCACGTTCAGCGACGTCGAGCCGCCTTCCGGGATCGTGATCGAGTCAGTTTCCCACTCAGTCAGG
The sequence above is a segment of the Halorubrum sp. 2020YC2 genome. Coding sequences within it:
- the ppc gene encoding phosphoenolpyruvate carboxylase, which codes for MELHNRDVRTDVRELGALVGDVLAAQASTEAYETVETLRNAAIAYRRGDASDRDALHDAVDDLSTTREEVVARAFTTYFELINLAEERERVRAVRNADDGSALHDSFDATIAEFAEAGVDAEELEELLTDVLIEPTFTAHPTEARRSTVKSKLRSIANHLEELDEHNLTERERRAVWRDVTAEVTSLWGTRQVRERAPEPEDEARNVQWYLENTLFDVVGDAYEEFEETISKEYDDVDCPKLFEFRSWAGSDRDGNPFVTPEVTDETLERQREVAVEKYRDRCKRLSAVLSQDGDRYAAGDALARSLAADAERFPTVVEEARERYPDEPYRQKLRLMRERLDRVNDVRPGEYPDGDAFLDDLDVIAESLREDGHESVLESFVEPFRRQVDTFGLTLASLDLRDHRENHTEAVAEAVAVEGVDYAGMDESERVDFLTEAILQDDPVIDLDEPGDVSETTERVLRRFESFAEWQEEYGQQAIDTYCISMTEEPSHVLEVLFLSDQVGVVSLPDHCAVDVVPLLETESALNGAERILGTLFENEAYATALEARGEVQEVMLGYSDSNKENGFLAANWDLYENQRRIARFCREEEVTLRLFHGRGGSISRGGGPMNEALLALPNETVTGQVKFTEQGEAIAEKYANPRIAERELEQMLDAQIRARKEANEEPVEDVPDRWVEAMEVMAPAARETYRDLLNTDGFVSYFEQATPISVVENLNLGSRPASRSGERSVEDLRAIPWVFSWTQTRLILPGWYAIASGIDAYLDEVGEEEGLETLREMFEEWPFFRTTLDNASLALARTEPEIAAEYADLADDDLRERFFPELVGEYERGRELVLEISGRDQLLRREWLEESLGRRNPYVDPLNLLQANLLGRTHRTDEEERTLRLTVNGIAAGMKNTG
- a CDS encoding PGF-CTERM sorting domain-containing protein, coding for MDTRTALLAAAAALLVASAVGAVAAPDALTDPRETNEPPGDIDIAGATVAPGEVRGETAELRLGTDLRHRGSTVENVTVRHRAIGAESGLLVDETTVDAGDVDFDGERTVNGTVTVDREGGYRIETVVFVDGQHRERQTTRVAGVAALTPDYADTRVGFTDGDVWPTVAVSVVEADNETATLSASVSVTNRGDEPSEDVDLRLYLRQAESNVIAADATETVGTVRPGRTDTVTATVEVPDGYNYYVDAALFDDDVLVDETQGVANLNPRETISANETVRDVAFSVEDFQRGEDGAAGGDAGDGASAPDRDASDDATPGFGPLVALVALVVAALTARRRR
- a CDS encoding ubiquinol-cytochrome c reductase iron-sulfur subunit; translation: MSASDKYPSESGRRRFVKGVVGGAALAGVGAMGSATVNTLTTAGGVGGGSTIAKTIAHTGGPAPRGLPQIPVRVTDEGYIEGIWPETTTVTQEGREIEVAQEDLGGVTYSGAWYQYCGVESQENVQPNFESDNLFRAASGPPYDWQADTYSGGDRIHVDDFDDYTEWGNGIGSDGVGKPAAVTWRSEDADTNLNAVVIRSPEIEEAAQNDEWLQASTDQGFMAYLNVCTHFCCIPGYKVLDESARYDAADGTYCVCHQSVYDPFTIEEALFIARPRPDE
- the hmgB gene encoding hydroxymethylglutaryl-CoA synthase, translating into MTAVGIDAVEIWTGKLKLDLPGTFAPEKGDDPEKYTKGLGLTNSSFPDVYEDIVTMGANAAKGLMDRKGLVPEDVGRIDVATESAFDHSKPVSTYIAGCLEQVYDGDFTHANKGERKFACLAGTQAIDDAYNWIRAGRNRDRPAIVITTDTALYARGDPGEATQGAGAVAMLIDEDPAVVELSTEQGYGSKDETDFLKPNQQFPSVDGKRSVQVYLSRMREALEDYESVTDDIELEDFTYAPFHTPFPGMVRKAALLAYRHVIRDTDHEDALADEIGRQPREGEYDDREAYEEAIRGYMDELKTTEQYRTWYDTAVEPTLELSREVGNWYTSSVHIARVSALRDALTRDREFVGDTLLVASYGSGAQAEIHAETIREGWRAEIAGLDIDDQLDARYDLTWDEYEDVHDVHEYDMDVEREIEEFTQPDGEFVFTGWGRMNERKYEYVE
- a CDS encoding 30S ribosomal protein S19e; translated protein: MVTIYDVPADDLIEAVAARLEDRIDEPDWVEFTKSGAGKELPPEQDDFWYVRSASLLRKVAQNEPVGIERLATEYGSKKRGSNRYSVRPGEHEGGSRKLIRTALQALEEDGLVTTASGEGRRVSDEGEAFLSEVATEVFEDLDRPELERYA